Within the Zea mays cultivar B73 chromosome 10, Zm-B73-REFERENCE-NAM-5.0, whole genome shotgun sequence genome, the region aagggtggcgtcttcgccttcaccCCAACAATCCTAAGCACATGGAAACAGCAGCGCCAAATCTATCTACTAAAAGTAGTTTTTAATTGATTCAACTAGACTCGTTCTCTACTAACGATATCTCTTAGGCAAGTCATGAAGTCAATCAACTAATATAAAATAGATGGAGGATTTATCTTGAAGTTTCATTTTAATAATGGATTTGTCCAGGAGTTGGCATTTGGCATGTCATACATGCTTGTAGAGAGGGCCGTAACCCGTAACCATGGTGATATACCCCCTTCCTCTCCAGGCACCGCCCTCCTTGCCCAGATCCGTGTTTGCTAAGCCTGGTTCGTTGATCTGGTGAGATGGTGCATGATCGAGGTTTGATTGTTTTAATCTGGAATTTTGGATAGAGAATTAGAACAGTGATTAGCCAAAATTGTGCATTATTTTCCATGATCCAATGAAGTTAGTAGTTATGTAGCATAATTGTTGttgatttatgcctatatgtgtgTTAGATCTGAGTGCCCTCAAATCGTTTAAATGCACTGGCATTCACGATCTGTAAATTTTCGTAGGCCAAATTTGTGTTGCCTGTTTATGCCCTTGAAGTATGGATACAGAGTTAGTATGTTTAATGTAAACGATGTATAGTACATCTATTCGTACTATTATTAGATATTCAAAAAAAATAGTACTCTGCGCCGCTGTAGCGTCCGAGATTTATAGTCCGGATTCTGATTTTGACGCAGCTCGATGCTGAAATGCTCGCACTCTGCGCCGCTGAAGCGTCCGAGAGCTCGGTTCGCGAGGCTGAGCGCAGAGATTGAGGCCGCGGGGAAGGCACCGGCGGAGCCCAAGCCAAGGGTCGAGCGGATCTGCGCCATGCGAGCATCCCCAATTCGCACCAAGACAGCGAGGGTCGAATGTCCCAGCGAGAGGAAGAAGGCACTGACCACGCCGCGGAGCAAGGCCGTTCGACCGAGGCAGGAGCTGTTCCACAGCGTGAAGCACCAGAAGGAGCCGTTGGCCGCTGCAGCTAGGAAAGGGACGGTCGTCAAGTCTCTATTCATGAGCACGACGCCAAAAAAGGAACTGGTCCAGACGCCAGCGGCAGACAAGAGCAAGGGGGCGGTGTCCGAGGTCTGTTCGAAGCTGAGGAAGCTGAACTTGGCGTGCCGGGAGGTGCCGAGCAAGTACATGTCTCAGCCTCAGCCGAAGAATACGAAGACTGCCAAGAAGAGTGAAGAGACCACGGTGGCCAAGAGCGAGAAGCGGGGGCTGGAATCCAAGACCAATGCCAAGAAGAAAATTTTAGGACGCTCAATGAAGCGTGCTAATGCCGGACCTGATGGAGAGAACCGAAATGGTTGCAGCACTGCTGTAGACGAGAACTCGCTTGTAGAAACTGCTGGCTCCCATCAGGAAAGGAAGGTTGTGCTGCAGGAATTGAGAATCGAGGTGGATGCATCGCGATGTGGCAATTCAGATGACAACAAGGAGAATGTGTCCAGTGCTCCGAGTGAAGAAGCATTGGACAATTCATCACATTATGGAAGTGAAAACAGACTGTTGGAGAACAATGATAATGTTCCTCTGAAGGAGAATGTTGCTCTGAAGGTAACTGCTATTTTCGTGAAGTGTGAACTGATGGTACTGAAAAAGAAATGCAGCTTTTTACCTGTAGTTAGAATGTGAAGAACCTGACATGCTGTTGTGTATCAAATGCAGGTGGCCAAATTGCAGAAGAAAGTGCATCAAGAGCAGGCAGGAAAGCTCAAGAAAACCACCAATCCTAGGGTCTTATGGGATGGGTATTTACTATTTCTAGGGTCTCAGCGACCTGAATTTTACTTTATTAGCATACAATATGTACCTGAATTTTACTTACAATACAATATTCCACAATCATTAGCATACAATATATACCTGAATTTTACTTTATTAACTACAATAAAAGACATACAATATCCACCGTAATCTTACTTGAATGTCTAAATTGCACAAATATTGCCACTTGAGGTTATTTATCTTGAATTACATTTTTTGTGTGTCAGGTGGTCTTTGTTGAAGCAACTGAAGCCCAATACGCATTCAAAAAACTACTATATACACGATATAAGTAAGTTCGCCAAGTACTTGATTCCTCCTCGATCATGTCTCATGATCTCTCAACTACGCCTATACATTTTTCTAAATTTCAGTACGTAATTTTGCCAGTGGTGTGATGCGGACTGGAGCATCACCAATTCACCTCTCTATTGTATCTAACGGCAGTTATGGCCT harbors:
- the LOC118473514 gene encoding uncharacterized protein, giving the protein MHPPLRPAPPSSPSSPPPAQRPGSPPLLALAGVEIGSGGPSRAGGRGDRLRRAESRWRVWRSASVVCARLTTSMPYRRKWRFREDQRARGRVPLQSEDVKLITVDDPFITTDYMAKFVLPVYALEVWIQSYSMLKCSHSAPLKRPRARFARLSAEIEAAGKAPAEPKPRVERICAMRASPIRTKTARVECPSERKKALTTPRSKAVRPRQELFHSVKHQKEPLAAAARKGTVVKSLFMSTTPKKELVQTPAADKSKGAVSEVCSKLRKLNLACREVPSKYMSQPQPKNTKTAKKSEETTVAKSEKRGLESKTNAKKKILGRSMKRANAGPDGENRNGCSTAVDENSLVETAGSHQERKVVLQELRIEVDASRCGNSDDNKENVSSAPSEEALDNSSHYGSENRLLENNDNVPLKENVALKVAKLQKKVHQEQAGKLKKTTNPRVLWDGWSLLKQLKPNTHSKNYYIHDIIRNFASGVMRTGASPIHLSIVSNGSYGLMESWARVLDFFANVGVVSGNVCEKDSVMDVPIFDKTPKSNAPTTDKRAVSELTPPINIEGQNTVKHDTPTSGAPQFDRTPLTELLNLPTYHVKNVLANYLSSFVQDN